A portion of the Chlamydia caviae GPIC genome contains these proteins:
- the aroA gene encoding 3-phosphoshikimate 1-carboxyvinyltransferase → MLTYKISPSSISGSVDVPPSKSHTLRAIFWASLSRGTSTINNPLESPDSEAMIQACKQLGAKIYKKSSSLEITGTPHLRLPKDIAIDAGSSGIVFRFFTALAAIFSEKVTITGSSQLQRRPIAPLIRALENFGATFSYQRDPYTLPFSVLGPISSGYTEVLGEDSQYASALAMACSLAEGPFSFTIINPKERPWFKLTLWWLEQLAIPYSQSEENTYSFVGKSRPEGFSYTVGGDFSSAAFLAVAALLSQSPHPTYLRNLNMQDVQGDKELFVLLKKLGANIVFENDIVIIFPSTISGGNIDMDPFIDALPILAVLCCFATSPSHLYNARGAKDKESDRIVAITEELQKMGACIQPCHDGLLINPSPLYGASMFSHNDHRIAMALSIAAMHASGDSSISDTECVKKTFPNFIQILNSLHANIQEYHEPISMWTTGSGQDLIGSCPC, encoded by the coding sequence ATGCTTACTTATAAGATCTCTCCCTCATCTATCTCTGGAAGTGTTGACGTTCCTCCGTCGAAGTCTCATACTTTACGAGCGATTTTCTGGGCTTCGCTATCTCGAGGCACATCAACAATAAACAATCCTCTCGAGTCTCCTGATTCAGAAGCAATGATTCAAGCTTGCAAGCAATTAGGAGCCAAGATTTATAAAAAATCTTCGTCTCTTGAAATTACAGGCACACCTCATCTTAGATTGCCAAAAGATATCGCTATTGATGCGGGAAGTTCTGGGATTGTTTTTCGTTTCTTTACTGCACTTGCAGCAATATTTTCTGAAAAAGTAACGATTACAGGATCTTCCCAATTACAAAGGCGCCCTATAGCTCCTTTAATCCGAGCTTTAGAAAATTTCGGAGCTACATTTTCCTATCAAAGAGACCCTTACACGCTACCTTTTTCTGTTTTAGGTCCTATTTCTTCAGGGTATACTGAAGTGTTAGGAGAAGATTCGCAATATGCTTCAGCACTTGCTATGGCGTGCTCGTTAGCAGAGGGGCCTTTCTCCTTCACTATAATCAATCCTAAGGAACGCCCTTGGTTTAAACTGACATTGTGGTGGCTAGAACAATTAGCCATTCCCTATTCACAATCAGAAGAGAATACATATTCATTTGTAGGAAAATCTCGACCTGAAGGATTTTCCTATACAGTTGGAGGCGATTTTAGTAGTGCAGCCTTTCTTGCTGTTGCTGCACTACTTTCTCAATCCCCACATCCTACGTACTTAAGGAATCTTAATATGCAAGATGTTCAGGGAGATAAAGAATTGTTTGTTCTCCTAAAAAAGCTAGGAGCAAATATTGTTTTTGAAAACGACATAGTGATTATTTTCCCCTCAACCATCTCTGGTGGGAACATAGATATGGATCCTTTTATTGATGCTCTTCCTATTCTTGCTGTTCTCTGTTGTTTTGCTACCTCGCCCTCACATTTATATAATGCACGAGGAGCAAAAGACAAAGAAAGCGATCGTATTGTCGCTATTACGGAAGAACTGCAAAAGATGGGTGCATGCATCCAACCCTGTCATGATGGCTTACTTATTAACCCTAGTCCTCTATATGGGGCTTCTATGTTTTCCCATAATGATCATAGAATAGCTATGGCCTTATCTATAGCAGCAATGCATGCTTCTGGAGATAGTAGTATCTCTGATACTGAGTGTGTGAAAAAAACTTTTCCAAATTTCATACAGATTCTGAATTCCTTACATGCAAATATTCAGGAGTACCATGAACCTATTTCTATGTGGACTACCGGCAGTGGGCAAGACCTTATTGGGTCGTGCCCTTGCTAA
- a CDS encoding pyruvoyl-dependent arginine decarboxylase has product MPYGTRYPTLAFHTGGIGESDDGMPPQPFETFCYDSALLQAKIENFNIVPYTSVLPKELFGNIVPVDQCIKFFKHGAVLEVIMAGRGASTSDGTHAIATGVGICWGQDKNGELIGGWAAEYVEFFPTWINDEIAESHAKMWLKKSLQHELDLRSVVKHSEFQYFHNYINIKQKYGFSLTALGFLNFENADPATIK; this is encoded by the coding sequence ATGCCTTACGGAACACGCTACCCAACACTAGCCTTCCACACAGGAGGAATAGGAGAATCCGATGACGGGATGCCTCCACAACCTTTTGAAACTTTTTGCTACGACTCTGCTCTTTTACAAGCGAAAATCGAAAATTTTAATATTGTTCCTTACACATCTGTATTACCTAAAGAACTCTTTGGGAATATTGTTCCTGTAGATCAGTGCATAAAGTTCTTCAAACATGGAGCTGTTCTCGAAGTCATCATGGCTGGTCGTGGCGCTTCTACATCAGACGGAACTCATGCGATTGCTACAGGTGTAGGGATCTGCTGGGGACAGGATAAAAATGGAGAGCTTATCGGTGGATGGGCTGCAGAATACGTAGAATTTTTCCCCACTTGGATCAACGATGAAATCGCAGAATCCCATGCGAAGATGTGGTTGAAAAAGTCTCTCCAACACGAACTAGATCTTCGCTCCGTTGTTAAACACAGCGAATTTCAATATTTCCATAATTACATCAACATTAAGCAAAAATACGGGTTCTCATTAACTGCACTAGGATTTCTCAATTTTGAGAATGCCGATCCAGCAACAATTAAGTAA
- the aroB gene encoding 3-dehydroquinate synthase, translating to MIENFISDPHNVKFVENFFNSELFSSLSTDYPIVMISDHYVAEELLPPILDFMDNLGYRVILLTFPPGEKNKTWETFISLQNQLIDQGVSLGSTIIGIGGGIILDMAGFLASTYCRGVPLFLIPTTLTAMIDASIGGKNGINLRGFKNRLGTFYPPKDVWICPEFLATLPKKEWLHGIPEAIKHGCIADAYIWEFLDNCRDRLFSSQEILHEFIKRNCMVKAAIVAKDPKDQNLRKTLNFGHTIAHAIETLSKGHISHGLAVSVGMMIEMRISLESGIMKNPYLIEQLDNLLKYFCLPTALQELGSLIPQHLHNEFYHPENILHTLGYDKKNLSKKAVRMVMVEHLGRAASCNGAYCATPHTDILYEVLKSECHVVCNN from the coding sequence ATGATAGAGAATTTCATTTCTGATCCTCATAATGTTAAGTTCGTGGAAAATTTCTTCAATAGCGAGTTATTTTCTTCCCTATCTACCGACTATCCGATTGTAATGATTAGCGATCACTATGTTGCTGAGGAACTTCTCCCTCCTATCCTAGATTTTATGGATAATTTGGGTTATAGGGTGATCCTGCTCACATTCCCTCCTGGAGAAAAAAATAAAACATGGGAAACTTTTATTTCCCTACAAAATCAGCTTATTGACCAAGGTGTTTCTTTAGGATCTACGATCATCGGTATCGGCGGGGGTATAATATTAGACATGGCGGGATTCTTAGCCTCTACATATTGTCGAGGAGTTCCGCTATTTTTAATCCCCACGACGCTAACAGCAATGATTGATGCAAGTATTGGAGGGAAAAACGGGATTAATCTACGAGGGTTTAAAAACCGTTTAGGGACTTTCTATCCTCCAAAAGATGTATGGATATGTCCTGAGTTTTTAGCAACATTACCTAAAAAAGAATGGCTCCATGGAATTCCTGAGGCTATAAAGCATGGATGCATTGCTGATGCCTATATATGGGAGTTTCTAGACAATTGTAGGGATAGGCTCTTTTCTTCTCAGGAAATTCTCCATGAGTTTATCAAAAGAAACTGCATGGTCAAGGCTGCTATTGTCGCTAAAGATCCTAAAGATCAGAATCTGAGAAAAACCCTCAATTTCGGTCATACGATTGCCCATGCAATAGAAACACTATCCAAAGGGCACATCTCTCATGGATTAGCGGTAAGTGTGGGAATGATGATAGAAATGAGAATTTCTCTAGAATCGGGAATTATGAAAAATCCCTATCTTATTGAACAATTAGACAACTTATTAAAATATTTCTGCTTACCTACGGCTCTTCAAGAACTAGGATCTTTGATTCCACAACACCTTCATAATGAATTTTATCATCCAGAAAATATCCTCCATACCTTAGGCTATGATAAGAAAAATCTATCCAAAAAAGCTGTAAGAATGGTCATGGTAGAACATTTAGGAAGAGCTGCTTCGTGTAATGGAGCTTATTGTGCAACACCACATACGGATATTCTTTATGAAGTTCTAAAAAGTGAATGTCATGTTGTGTGCAACAATTAG
- a CDS encoding FAD-dependent oxidoreductase, producing MRIAVLGAGYAGLSVTWHLLLHSQGTATIDLFDPVPLGHGASGLSSGLLHGFTGKKASKPPLADLGITSTHGLITEASKALNIPIVLSRGIIRPAVDDEQAEIFMKRVEEFPNEVEWWEKARCETTVPGIVANFGALFIKNGVTINNIAYINGLWDACANLGTQFYDELIENIQDIEEFYDHIIVTPGANAHALPELQNLPISNVKGQLIEISWPEDLAMPQFSINAHKYMVANTEKNTCILGATFEHNQPEPVTDETIAYNEIMPPVLSLFPALKDAKILNYYAGMRSSSSTRLPLLSRIKENLWFLGALGSKGLLYHGITGDMLAQAVLKQSTAYIAKEFLFTP from the coding sequence ATGCGTATAGCAGTTTTAGGAGCAGGATATGCAGGTCTTTCCGTAACTTGGCATTTGCTACTACATTCTCAGGGAACAGCAACGATAGATCTTTTTGATCCCGTTCCTTTAGGTCATGGCGCATCGGGATTATCTTCAGGTCTCCTTCATGGTTTTACTGGAAAAAAGGCGAGTAAACCTCCCCTTGCGGACTTAGGAATTACCTCTACCCACGGCTTAATCACAGAAGCCAGCAAAGCATTAAACATCCCTATTGTTCTTTCCCGAGGGATTATCCGTCCTGCGGTAGATGACGAGCAGGCGGAAATCTTTATGAAACGCGTGGAAGAATTCCCTAATGAAGTAGAATGGTGGGAAAAGGCGCGGTGTGAAACGACAGTTCCAGGTATTGTTGCTAATTTCGGTGCCCTATTCATAAAGAACGGCGTCACCATTAATAACATTGCCTATATTAACGGTCTTTGGGATGCCTGTGCTAATCTCGGCACGCAATTTTACGATGAGCTTATAGAAAATATTCAAGATATCGAAGAGTTTTACGATCATATTATTGTCACTCCAGGAGCTAATGCTCATGCCCTCCCTGAATTGCAAAATCTTCCCATATCTAATGTAAAGGGTCAGCTTATAGAAATTTCCTGGCCTGAAGATTTAGCCATGCCGCAATTTAGCATCAATGCGCATAAATACATGGTAGCAAACACTGAGAAAAACACGTGTATCTTAGGAGCAACTTTCGAACATAACCAGCCTGAACCTGTTACTGACGAAACTATTGCTTATAATGAGATCATGCCTCCTGTTCTTTCGCTATTTCCAGCTCTTAAAGATGCCAAGATTCTCAACTATTATGCAGGAATGCGTTCATCAAGCTCTACCCGCTTACCTTTGCTTAGCAGAATAAAAGAAAACCTTTGGTTCCTAGGAGCTCTAGGATCCAAAGGTCTACTGTATCACGGCATTACCGGAGATATGCTTGCTCAAGCTGTATTAAAACAATCTACAGCTTATATAGCTAAAGAGTTCCTATTCACTCCCTAA
- a CDS encoding DUF2608 domain-containing protein — MQKYWLFFFFLFPLALYSETTRYVEVKSIHEIAGDILYDSSDFWLIFDLDDTLLEGAEALSQSLWLQKTMEGFQQLGLSESEAWEAIYPYWEGFQEKGSVKTIENAMQLLITKIQEQKKTLFAYTERKLSSKDITLQQLKSLELKLDSTAPAVPNHLPKGILFTSGVLFGDELHKGPGLQLFLDAIGTLPEKIIYIDNRNENVLRIGELCKSKKISYLGVTYTAQKFLPPIYIPEISKVQYTYSQKLLSNEAAALLLRHQMTE, encoded by the coding sequence ATGCAAAAGTACTGGTTATTTTTCTTTTTTCTCTTTCCTCTAGCTCTGTATAGCGAAACTACGCGTTATGTAGAGGTAAAATCTATTCATGAAATTGCGGGTGATATTCTTTATGATAGTAGTGACTTTTGGTTAATATTTGATCTTGATGATACTTTATTGGAAGGTGCTGAAGCATTATCACAATCGCTATGGCTACAAAAAACAATGGAAGGATTTCAACAACTGGGACTTTCTGAAAGTGAAGCTTGGGAAGCTATCTACCCTTACTGGGAAGGCTTTCAGGAAAAAGGATCTGTAAAAACTATAGAAAATGCCATGCAGCTCCTCATCACAAAAATACAAGAACAAAAGAAAACTCTCTTTGCTTATACAGAACGTAAGCTCTCTTCAAAGGACATCACCTTACAACAACTAAAAAGCTTAGAGCTAAAATTAGACAGCACGGCTCCTGCTGTTCCTAATCATCTACCCAAAGGGATTCTCTTTACTTCAGGGGTGTTATTCGGAGACGAACTTCATAAAGGGCCAGGATTACAACTGTTTCTAGATGCTATAGGCACTCTTCCTGAAAAGATCATTTATATTGATAATCGTAACGAAAATGTTTTGCGGATTGGCGAGTTATGTAAAAGCAAAAAAATTTCTTATCTAGGCGTTACCTATACAGCTCAGAAGTTTTTGCCCCCTATATATATTCCTGAAATCTCTAAGGTTCAATATACCTACTCTCAAAAACTCCTTAGCAATGAAGCTGCTGCTTTACTCCTAAGGCACCAAATGACAGAGTAG
- a CDS encoding bifunctional 3-dehydroquinate dehydratase/shikimate dehydrogenase — protein MLCATISGPSFFEAKQQLLHSLPFVDSIELRIDCLLSLSSDQLKHLVCLAKKPILTLRRHASLSEIAWVERTMELAKLQPDYLDIDKDFPKEALRKIRNQYPNIKIILSYHSQTSEHVPTLYNEMLKQQAHHYKIAITSTKSVDALRLIQIKKHLPENTTVLCMGNEGIASRILSPLMKNAINYASGIHAPKVAPGQLSIEDLLAYNYANLSSEARIYGLIGNPIDRSISHLSHNKLFSELHMKTSYIKILLSSADLKEFFSLTRDLPFGGLSVTMPFKTDVLDYIDVFDPSVKHCQSCNTLVFNKNKITGHNTDGLGLLNLLKRKNIAVHNTHVGIVGSGGAAKAIATTFAYSGACISIFNRTEENGKKLAELCNGNAFPLSSLSEKHAIDILILCLPPHVKIPEIFPPVVIDINTLPKESPYTRKAKAQGCHVLYGYEMFAEQALLQFSLWFPRSLSQDDSERFRINVENIVNTM, from the coding sequence ATGTTGTGTGCAACAATTAGTGGTCCCTCTTTTTTTGAAGCAAAACAACAGCTTCTGCACTCATTGCCTTTCGTAGATAGTATAGAATTACGTATCGACTGTCTTTTATCTTTATCATCAGACCAGCTGAAACATTTGGTTTGCTTAGCTAAGAAACCTATCCTCACGTTGAGAAGACACGCGAGTCTATCTGAAATCGCCTGGGTAGAACGTACTATGGAATTAGCAAAATTGCAGCCTGATTATCTGGATATTGATAAGGATTTTCCTAAAGAAGCTTTAAGAAAGATCCGAAACCAATATCCTAATATCAAGATCATTTTGTCATATCATAGCCAAACTTCAGAACACGTCCCCACCCTCTATAATGAAATGCTAAAACAACAAGCGCATCATTATAAAATTGCTATTACTTCTACAAAATCTGTAGATGCGCTACGTCTTATACAGATAAAAAAACATCTTCCTGAAAATACTACAGTACTGTGCATGGGAAATGAAGGCATCGCTTCGCGTATCCTTTCACCACTAATGAAGAATGCTATCAATTATGCTTCAGGAATCCACGCTCCTAAAGTCGCTCCGGGGCAGCTTTCTATAGAAGATCTATTAGCTTATAACTATGCGAATCTCTCTTCAGAAGCACGTATCTATGGCCTCATCGGCAATCCCATAGATCGTAGTATCAGTCATCTTTCCCACAATAAGCTGTTTTCAGAACTTCATATGAAGACGAGCTACATAAAAATCCTTTTATCCTCTGCAGATCTTAAAGAATTTTTCTCTCTAACACGTGATCTTCCTTTTGGAGGACTTAGCGTAACTATGCCTTTCAAAACTGACGTTCTTGATTATATCGATGTTTTTGATCCCTCTGTAAAACATTGTCAATCTTGCAACACTCTTGTTTTCAATAAGAATAAGATCACAGGACACAATACGGATGGTTTAGGATTACTGAATCTTTTAAAACGCAAAAACATTGCCGTTCACAATACCCATGTGGGTATTGTAGGCTCCGGAGGAGCCGCAAAGGCTATAGCAACAACATTTGCTTATTCGGGAGCTTGTATTAGCATTTTTAACCGCACGGAAGAAAATGGTAAAAAACTTGCTGAGCTATGTAATGGCAATGCGTTCCCCCTAAGCTCTTTATCAGAAAAGCATGCTATAGATATTCTAATTTTATGCCTTCCTCCGCATGTAAAAATCCCTGAAATCTTCCCTCCTGTAGTTATCGATATCAATACATTGCCTAAAGAATCTCCCTATACTAGGAAAGCTAAAGCCCAAGGATGTCATGTTCTTTACGGATATGAAATGTTTGCTGAGCAAGCTCTCCTACAATTTTCCCTTTGGTTCCCTAGAAGTCTCTCCCAAGACGATAGCGAGAGATTCCGTATTAACGTAGAAAATATTGTTAACACCATGTAA
- a CDS encoding shikimate kinase yields the protein MNLFLCGLPAVGKTLLGRALANYLSISFFDTDDLIVSNYDNGLYSSAGEIFQAVGEEAFATLEVEALRSLPRDNSVTALGGGTIMHQEAYDIIKHRGTLIYLSLPVTEIYQRLLKRGLPERLKHTPNVEEILKQRINRMQRVANYNFSLNHIDLFDERSLLSACESLNILLNP from the coding sequence ATGAACCTATTTCTATGTGGACTACCGGCAGTGGGCAAGACCTTATTGGGTCGTGCCCTTGCTAACTATCTATCAATTTCTTTCTTTGATACTGATGATTTAATTGTAAGTAACTACGACAACGGGCTATATTCCTCAGCAGGTGAGATATTTCAAGCTGTTGGAGAAGAGGCGTTTGCAACTTTAGAGGTAGAGGCTTTACGCTCCTTACCCCGAGATAATAGCGTTACTGCTTTAGGTGGGGGTACCATTATGCATCAAGAAGCATATGATATAATTAAGCACAGGGGAACATTGATCTATCTTTCTCTTCCTGTTACTGAAATTTATCAACGGCTCTTGAAACGCGGCCTTCCCGAAAGATTAAAACACACGCCAAATGTAGAAGAGATTTTAAAACAACGTATAAATCGTATGCAGCGTGTAGCAAATTACAATTTTTCTCTGAATCATATAGACCTCTTTGATGAACGCTCTTTATTATCGGCATGTGAATCTCTTAATATTTTACTAAATCCATGA
- a CDS encoding carbohydrate porin — protein sequence MASFHSSLLTALCTLCTYGILTMPAYGLDPNHPKHHYHKYSERLKRSNAEDSAFYLSSASESSEDLRQEPRRHILTPVRNVLKDDPCDEGLSISKLLHSIEKETNSQISVDFTILPQWFYPKKSALATSEEKQPTWQFYVSPNISWQLYNSPTAGVGSIDFSYTLIRYWNNSAQNANNAIGIAGEINDYSSRTNTLSLLTFSQTFPGEMLTVSFGQYSLYSIDGTLYDNDQQCGFLSYALSQNASATYSSGSVGAYVQFTPIPSINIQAGFQDAYSIVGSSFDVYNLTKNRYNFYGYFSWAPQSCLGAGQYSALIYSTRNVPQQPVQTTGWSLNFGQYLGEKLYVFGRWNGSTGTAVNLNRSHVLGLASANPINRNPKDLLGAACSMSKVNPKVVTDKKIRKYETVIETFATVGFGPHLSLSPDLQVYIHPARRPDRRSATVYSIRANFFV from the coding sequence ATGGCGTCTTTTCATTCTTCCCTATTAACCGCTCTATGTACTTTATGTACTTACGGTATATTGACGATGCCTGCTTATGGACTCGATCCTAACCACCCTAAGCATCACTATCATAAATATTCCGAACGATTGAAAAGAAGTAATGCTGAAGATTCTGCCTTTTATTTATCTTCGGCATCAGAATCCTCTGAAGACTTACGCCAAGAACCTCGTCGTCACATACTTACCCCAGTTCGCAATGTTCTAAAAGATGACCCCTGCGACGAGGGACTGTCGATCTCAAAATTGTTGCACTCGATTGAAAAAGAGACTAATTCTCAAATATCTGTGGATTTTACCATTCTCCCTCAATGGTTTTATCCTAAGAAAAGTGCCCTTGCAACAAGTGAAGAAAAGCAGCCTACTTGGCAATTTTATGTGAGTCCTAACATCTCCTGGCAACTATACAATAGTCCAACAGCAGGTGTAGGAAGTATCGATTTTTCCTATACATTAATACGTTATTGGAACAACTCTGCACAAAATGCCAACAATGCTATAGGCATTGCCGGCGAGATCAACGATTACAGCTCTCGAACCAATACGCTATCTCTGCTCACATTTTCCCAAACATTCCCTGGGGAGATGCTTACCGTTTCGTTTGGCCAATACAGCCTATATTCTATAGACGGAACTTTATACGATAACGATCAGCAATGTGGTTTCTTAAGTTACGCCCTATCGCAAAATGCTAGCGCGACATATTCCTCAGGAAGCGTGGGAGCTTATGTACAATTTACGCCTATCCCTTCTATAAATATCCAAGCTGGTTTTCAAGATGCCTATAGTATTGTAGGCTCTTCTTTTGATGTCTATAACCTCACGAAAAATCGATACAATTTCTATGGTTATTTCTCTTGGGCGCCACAAAGTTGTCTAGGTGCTGGGCAATATTCTGCATTAATCTATTCTACAAGAAATGTTCCTCAACAGCCTGTCCAAACGACAGGATGGTCGCTGAACTTCGGTCAATACCTTGGGGAAAAACTGTATGTCTTTGGAAGATGGAACGGGTCTACAGGAACAGCAGTAAACCTTAACCGTTCTCATGTTCTTGGATTAGCGTCAGCAAATCCTATTAACCGCAACCCTAAAGATCTGTTGGGAGCGGCTTGCTCAATGAGTAAAGTTAACCCTAAAGTCGTTACAGATAAAAAAATTCGCAAATATGAAACTGTAATAGAAACATTCGCAACTGTAGGATTTGGTCCTCATCTTTCCCTATCTCCAGATCTGCAAGTCTACATCCATCCAGCACGAAGACCAGATAGACGTTCTGCAACTGTTTACAGTATTCGAGCCAACTTCTTTGTCTAA
- the aroC gene encoding chorismate synthase yields the protein MRNRFGSLFSLTTWGESHGPSIGVVIDGCPAGLLLDPEDFIPAMSRRSPGRPGTSPRKEADIVHILSGVYQGKTTGTPISLQIFNTDVKSATYHQQEDRYRPGHGQLAYEKKYGLVDPLGGGRSSARETACRVAAGVIAAKILAHYDIYCLAFLSKLGKESIETYPKLSKEFAQNIYNSPFLSPLDNDSILQTLTHLQNEQDSLGGVVSFITSPIHESLGEPVFNKVQAVLASGLMSIPAAKGFEIGLGFASTDSYGSEYIDPFIIENENISMGSNNCGGSLGGITVGMPLNGRVAFKPTSSIRKPFLTVTKTGEPSIYATQKEGRHDPCVAIRAVAVVEAMVNLVLADLLLQQRCARL from the coding sequence ATGAGAAATCGATTCGGTTCTTTATTTTCTCTGACCACGTGGGGAGAATCTCACGGCCCATCTATTGGAGTTGTTATCGACGGTTGTCCTGCAGGGCTCCTTCTCGATCCCGAAGATTTTATTCCTGCAATGTCGCGTAGATCTCCGGGAAGACCTGGAACTTCCCCTCGTAAAGAAGCAGATATCGTTCACATTCTTTCTGGAGTATATCAAGGGAAGACAACTGGAACACCGATCTCTCTTCAAATTTTCAATACTGATGTGAAGAGTGCTACATATCATCAGCAAGAGGATCGTTACCGGCCCGGTCATGGGCAGCTTGCTTATGAAAAAAAATATGGTCTTGTAGATCCTCTAGGAGGAGGAAGATCGTCTGCTAGGGAAACAGCATGCCGCGTAGCTGCAGGGGTTATCGCAGCGAAGATTCTTGCTCACTACGATATTTATTGTTTAGCTTTCCTATCCAAACTAGGAAAGGAATCTATCGAAACCTATCCAAAATTATCTAAAGAATTTGCCCAAAACATTTATAACTCGCCTTTCCTTTCGCCTCTCGACAACGACTCTATCCTCCAAACACTAACTCATCTACAAAACGAACAAGATTCTTTAGGTGGGGTAGTATCTTTCATTACTTCCCCTATTCATGAAAGTCTTGGTGAGCCGGTATTTAATAAAGTGCAGGCAGTTTTAGCTTCTGGGCTGATGAGCATTCCTGCTGCTAAGGGGTTTGAAATCGGGTTGGGATTTGCCTCTACAGATAGTTATGGGTCGGAATATATTGATCCATTTATCATTGAGAACGAAAACATCTCCATGGGATCGAATAACTGTGGAGGCTCTTTAGGAGGCATTACTGTGGGAATGCCTCTCAATGGCCGCGTAGCCTTCAAACCCACATCTTCGATTAGGAAGCCCTTTCTCACAGTAACAAAAACTGGAGAGCCGTCTATTTACGCTACGCAAAAAGAAGGTCGTCATGACCCTTGTGTAGCTATAAGAGCTGTGGCTGTTGTAGAAGCCATGGTCAATCTTGTTCTTGCTGATTTATTACTACAACAACGGTGTGCAAGGCTATGA
- a CDS encoding amino acid permease yields MFLNRGKSKKNLGAIALAGMVISSMIGGGIFSLPQNMAASAGAGAIILAWLLTGIGMFFIANTFKILSLVRPDLTTGIYMYSREGFGPYVGFTIGWGYWLCQIFGNVGYAVMTMDALNYFFPPYFKGGNTIPAIIGGSILIWVFNFIVLKGIRQASFINIIGTVCKLVPLIVFIIITAFAFKLAIFKTDFWGDAVTKTQPALGSVTSQLKSTMLVTLWAFIGIEGAVVMSARAKSPSAVGKATLLGFVGCLTVYILLSILPFGSLFQYQLAGIPNPSTAGVLGMLVGRWGEILMNVGLLIAILSSWLSWTIIVAEIPYTAATNGTFPEIFAIENAQHSPKLSLYITSALMQITMLFVYFSTNAWNTMLSITGVMVLPAYLASAAFLFQFSKNKKYPNKGPVKSYIAKYTGFFAVIYSLWLIYAGGLNYLLMSVILLALGIPFYIDAGKKSKREKTFFAKKEVTKIIIIALLALLAIFLFSTEKIRL; encoded by the coding sequence ATGTTTTTAAATAGGGGTAAATCTAAGAAAAATCTTGGAGCCATAGCTTTAGCAGGCATGGTAATTAGCTCTATGATTGGGGGAGGAATTTTCAGTCTTCCCCAAAATATGGCAGCATCTGCAGGAGCAGGAGCTATTATCTTAGCATGGCTCCTAACAGGCATAGGCATGTTTTTCATTGCCAATACTTTTAAAATTCTCTCCTTAGTACGCCCTGACTTAACAACAGGGATTTATATGTACAGCCGAGAAGGATTTGGCCCTTATGTAGGGTTTACTATCGGTTGGGGATACTGGTTATGCCAAATCTTTGGTAATGTCGGTTATGCCGTAATGACCATGGATGCGTTAAACTATTTCTTCCCTCCCTATTTTAAAGGTGGGAATACTATCCCTGCGATTATTGGAGGCTCTATCCTTATATGGGTCTTTAATTTTATAGTCCTTAAAGGAATCCGCCAGGCATCTTTTATCAATATTATCGGAACAGTATGTAAACTTGTTCCTCTTATTGTATTTATTATCATCACAGCATTCGCATTCAAACTTGCTATTTTCAAAACGGATTTTTGGGGAGATGCGGTTACAAAAACACAACCGGCACTAGGATCCGTAACTAGCCAGTTAAAAAGTACAATGTTAGTCACTCTATGGGCTTTCATCGGAATCGAAGGTGCTGTTGTTATGTCAGCACGTGCTAAAAGCCCTAGCGCTGTCGGGAAAGCTACTCTCCTAGGTTTCGTAGGATGCTTAACCGTGTATATCCTTTTATCTATTCTACCTTTTGGATCCCTATTCCAATATCAACTTGCTGGTATTCCCAATCCTTCAACAGCTGGGGTGTTAGGCATGCTTGTAGGAAGATGGGGAGAAATTTTAATGAACGTAGGTCTCCTTATAGCCATACTCTCTAGTTGGTTATCTTGGACTATAATTGTTGCTGAAATCCCTTATACTGCAGCAACAAATGGTACATTTCCCGAGATCTTTGCTATAGAAAATGCGCAACATTCCCCTAAACTCTCGTTATATATCACCAGCGCTCTTATGCAAATCACCATGCTTTTTGTATATTTTTCAACAAACGCATGGAATACGATGTTGAGCATTACAGGAGTGATGGTTTTACCTGCCTATTTAGCAAGTGCCGCTTTCCTTTTTCAGTTTAGCAAAAACAAAAAGTATCCAAATAAAGGCCCCGTCAAATCTTACATCGCAAAATATACAGGATTTTTTGCTGTTATTTATTCCCTTTGGTTGATCTATGCTGGAGGCTTAAATTACCTGCTTATGTCTGTCATTCTCTTGGCTTTAGGCATTCCCTTTTACATAGATGCCGGCAAGAAAAGTAAAAGAGAGAAGACATTTTTTGCAAAAAAAGAGGTTACAAAAATTATAATAATTGCTTTGTTGGCGTTATTAGCGATTTTTCTTTTTTCTACGGAGAAAATTCGTCTATAA